GTTTTTTGTCACTTATAGGTACCTCATCGgtgggtaatattttgcaactttgGGATAGTTTTGATGAGGTACCACAAAAAGCAATAGCAGCTTTATTACTATGATTTCTATTTTTAAATTGGCACGTGCACAAAAAGTAATTTGTTGTGCACTCATAATAGCCATTAAATTCTATGGGAATTTATGGAAATTTTTCTTAAGAAGATGAAGACATCAACACAAGATGACCCATCATATGACCAAATGATACTCCATTAACTCGTCTTGTACTCTCTTTTTTGATAAGCATTTATAGTGCAAGACATGTTAAATTATTCGTGTGTGTTACTTTTATGTATATTATTGCCTGGTATTCTATCACAAATTAAGACACTACAAATAGAGAGAACAATTTTATTCATAATCGGAATATAATGATTGATCATAATCACATATGATAACTCATATGGTCTTACAATTTTCACGGCAAGCTACGCAACAGAGAACCATTAGCCCCTCTCAAACCTAATTTAGCTAAGCACCATACATAAGTTTCTTTAGCAGGGGTACTTCCTAGCTAGTATCTGCATGTACTAAGCTAGGGGCGCGAGACATCCAGTACTCACCATTCAAAACAAATTAGAGCTTGTGCTCGATCATTTGAGGGTTCTAGAATCATCAATACTTGTTGTGTAGAGCAATGGAAAATAGAATATTACTTTATTCATGTTTGAACCAAACAATTATAATCACAATGAAAAATAGAATATTACTTGTTTTGTATAAACTATTTCATATCAATATtgcttctggatttattattaaaaATTTGCAGGAAGGATTTATGTAATGTTTCTAGGTAATATTTTTTTTGGTGATATATATACAACAGAGAACCATTAGCCCCGTGTAAACCATAACTTAGCTAAGCACCATTCATAAATTTGTTTAGCAACGATCCTTCCCAGCTAGTACCGGCCTATATATACTAAGCAAGGGGCGCGAGACATCCAACACTCAGCAATCGAAACAAATTAGAGATTGTAATCTACCATTGAGGGTTCTAGAATCATGAGCACTTATTGTGAGCATAGGAAAATAGAATAATTCTTTATTCATGTTTGAACTATAAAAATCGTTACATATATTAATAAGATGAGATACAATAAACAATTACAGTCACAAGGAATACAATTTTGTTGCCAAATCCTAGCGCCCGGTGCAACGCAAAATTAATTGTGGTTGTCGGCCCAGAACTGAGCTTGGAGCCAGCCCACGGTCTTCTTCTCCACCTGAAAGGCCTTGGCGAGAACATCATCCAAGATCATAGGCTTTGAACCAAATACGGCGTTGGCAATGGTAATTGCCCCTGGGTTTTGGCTGCTAAGTGCGGCAATTGCGACCACAGGCTTGTAGGGGTTGGGGTTAAACTGGAAGTGGATGAGTCCTTGTGGGAAAACAAACACATCACCCTTCCTGAGTTCCTTGGAGAAGAGCTTGTTTTCCGGGTTGGACGTGACGAAGCCGACATAGAGCGtaccctcaagcgcggtgaggatctCAGTGGCACGGGAGTGTGTGTGCGGAGGGTTCTCGCCTAGGGGTGCGTAGTCGATGCGTGCGAGGGAGATGCCAAGCGTGTTGAGGCCAGCAATCTTCATGACGTTAACCAAGGTAACGTTGGACCCAACCTTGCTCATCTTTGTGTCTCTCGGCATGTCGAGTTTGGCCGCCAGGAAGAAGTCCTCCGCCGTCACGGCTTTTGGGTCCTTACAGAAGAATCCATTAACAAGTACTGCATGAAGAGAAATAAGATGAATACACAGACAAGGAAAAAGTGATTGCAAATATATTGATATTGTTGACATATCCAAGAATTCAAATATGCAGTAGTGAAAGAATGAAGTTGGTACATACCACGCGAGCTATTGTCCGCCACACAAAAGTCTTGGAGAGGACCAGGATCAGAAGCTAAAGCCTGCCATGAGACCAATGCAAGAATAGCAGTGAAGAGAAGGAAGCTGGAGGAGGCCATTTTTCTGCTGGAGAAATCGATGTTGTCTAAGCGTCTATATCTTAGCTAGCTTTGTGTATTTGATTAGTATCTATGCAGTGGTAGCCGATTCTGTGGCCATGTCGGGAGTAGGCATGGATATATACTAGCTTATACCCGCGCGGCGGCACGCTGCGCCTCGTACGTGGCAGCGTATGACATTGTATTTTGTTGTATACATTTTTCTTATTTGTTATTCTTGGTAAAGGGTGCAGATTGTAGAAGTGGTGTTCATCGATGTTTATTTATTCAATATAAGCTAGTTCAAGTATTTTACATGAAAAAACTACAGTGCAAATTGAAATAAAATGAAGTTGCATAAGTTTTACATAAACGAAAGAGCAAGTAGATCGTGAACTGAGTAGTACCATACGCGCCAAAGTTCGTACACTCATATACAGATCACAACATCAATATAATTCAATTTTCATCTGATGAGGAAGCCATAATCATGCCATTTTCAGTTTCTCCACTCTCGATTTGCGGGGGCACTGCTTGCTTCATCCACTTCTTCCGTCTCTGTTTCCATATTGTATGCTTGCCATTGTACATAATCTTCTTTTAGCACTCGTCCCATATCTTTTATGTATGCAAAATGTTGGTCGAACTGAATGGGGGATGGAATATCAGGATGTAGGCGAAGTCCTAGTACATTAAGTAGGTCAAAGACGTTCATCCATGATATCATTAGGGATAGGAGTGCCGTCAGGAATGGAGGCACCATTAAGCATATCGACGATGCTAGCTTCAGGAAGCGGCATAGGATTAGGTGGAATATATGGCTGTGAAGAAATGCGAATAAGTGGAGATGACTCCTGGTTTTCCATGCAGGAACAGGGCTAGGGGAAAGAAAGCATTCTTACGACTTGCAAGAGTAAACAAACTGAAGCTGTACTGTTATAAATGTAGAATTACTTCTATAAACAGAACAGAACAATTTGACAGCTAGGTACATTGCCACTTATTATTCACACCAAGATGATGACATCTTAATAAATACTTCATAAAAGAATGGTTAGTAGGTGAAAATGTTGGCAAAGAAACATTCAGAAGCTAAAGATAAATGAAGCAGCAGAATCACTTAAAGGTGCATCATTTTATCATTCTCCATAGAAATAAGGACATGGCTCAATGGACAATGTGGGCAAAGAGACATTCGAAGGGAACTAAACCAGTAGAGCCACTTCAATATAGTCTCTGTCATACAATTCAAACTGATTACAATGGTTTAATTTGTACGCCCAGCCCCAGAACCGTATTGAACTGTCATGTTGCTATTTTCCACACTAAGAAACCACGGAACGTACTTTGAAGCGAACTCAGCAGATATTGACTGCTGGTAATGTATATATTTTTCTTCTTTCCAAAAGATTAGCCCCAGCTTGGTTCGGACAGATAACTCTTTAGTACATTGTCAGTGGACTTCCAACTCAAAAAAAGAAATTTTTTGAAGGACTATACTCTTTTCTTCTCTAATCCACGCCTAAATTAATCCAGCTACAAATGATTGGAGAAAGTAAATAGGATGAAAGATGAAGTAATTTGAAAGTGAAGCATCATACTAAGAAAATTATCATGATCATATAGTAAAGTAAGATAACAAACGATACTAATCCATCTCTTGTATGCCTAAACTTATTGTACCTTTCAATTATGATGCTGATGTTCAGATTCAGAAAGACAAAAAAATAATATATTTTCAATCTAGGTTCTAGCTAGATCATCTACTGCAGGCATCATAAGGTTGCATATGGGGCATTGGAACACATTACAGGTAACAATAAACTATACACATGCATCTTTTTTATCAGATTCACATGAAGGTATAAGCTACAGTGGCAACAAACTGAAGCAAGAAGTATGAATGGAAACTCATATGGAACCTTATGATGCCTTACCAGttaccacgatgccattctgctcaaCAGCATTGCCTAAAATAGCAAAGAATAATGACGTGGCATGAGATAATATGACATCATAAACAGATGCACAATTATCTAGATATAAGTACTGCATGTTTCCCTTTGCTACCATGGCTTAAATATTGCATACTCAATGAACCGTAAACATTTGTTCAGAttcataaataaaaataaatatacatCCATGCTAAGTTCTAGCTAGAACATTGAGTTCTCCAAAAGTTCATAAAGTTTGAAGATAATAGACTCCTTCAATAATATTGAGAGAATGAATGTAGCGCATCAGCAAGCGAGAGAGTTCATACTGAAAGCAGTGAGTTGTGCATTCAACAGAACATAATAGTAAACTTACCAGATAAGAACAGTTCAAATGGGCAATTTTCTGTCAAAAAATCAATAATTTTCTGAAATATTCCACTGAAAACGTGCAAAAAATCTTGCCACTGAATCTGCCAGACTGTCCACGTAAGTTCTTCACCTCAATTAGAAGCCAATTTCTGAAAATAAGAAACTTCGATAATTGCATATCTTTTAAAGCATGAGCACAAGTGGGCTGATGCACCAGTGCTTGCTCATTCACAATATTCAGAAAACTTCGATAGTAGAATATGTAGATCAAAACTATTTTTCTGAGGAAAAATCCATGTCAATAAAATGAACAGAACATAGAATGATCATGGGATTTGAAACCACAATAGTCGCAAGGAAAAAATATGAAGAAGATTACAGAAAGTTTTGCTGATGGTACTCACTGATGAAAGACGAACACATGGGACTGGACAGAGAAGCTGCTTTGCGTTGCTTCCATAGACCAAAACTTAGAGCTTCCTGGAGAAAATGCACTTCAAAAGGTTGTGAATCAGTGAGCACTGCCCATCggttcatgtactccctccgtttttatttactctgcatatcagagttgactgaagtcaaacttcgtaaagtttgaccaagtttatagaaaataatagacatttatcataataaatctatacgatgtgaaagtacattcaataatgaatctaatgttgttgatttgttattgtatatcttaatatttttgtttataaacttggtcaaagtttgcaaagcttgactttgaccaaagctaatatgcgaactaaataaaaacggagggagcaaAAAAAGGGCATCATCCTGCAGCAAAATCGACTGGAAAAAATCACATGAAAGGGGGGAGGATATCTCTTGTAAACTACAATTACAGTTGACTTGTCTTGATGGACATTGATGGAAGTAATAGTTGCTATGTTGATAAAAAGAAAATAGAAGGTatgcaagaaaagaaaagaaatggtTAACCAATTAGAAAGATTAGCATACTATGGAGGCACCTTCAATGCAGCTTCTACTATTTAACATTAACCTGAATAAGTGAGAAAAGCTGATGTGTTCTAAGAATCCGATACTAAAAAATATGTTACATGGGGACAAAAAAAGTTGAGCATAAGATTCTACAGGAAAACTACAACATATTGAAGTATCGGTAGACCTAGAATATGAAAGTTGTTTACATTAGATGATATAATCCCATGTACTATGACTATAT
The Triticum dicoccoides isolate Atlit2015 ecotype Zavitan chromosome 3A, WEW_v2.0, whole genome shotgun sequence genome window above contains:
- the LOC119270929 gene encoding germin-like protein 8-8, which encodes MASSSFLLFTAILALVSWQALASDPGPLQDFCVADNSSRVLVNGFFCKDPKAVTAEDFFLAAKLDMPRDTKMSKVGSNVTLVNVMKIAGLNTLGISLARIDYAPLGENPPHTHSRATEILTALEGTLYVGFVTSNPENKLFSKELRKGDVFVFPQGLIHFQFNPNPYKPVVAIAALSSQNPGAITIANAVFGSKPMILDDVLAKAFQVEKKTVGWLQAQFWADNHN